Proteins co-encoded in one Neoarius graeffei isolate fNeoGra1 chromosome 11, fNeoGra1.pri, whole genome shotgun sequence genomic window:
- the LOC132894644 gene encoding procathepsin L-like isoform X1, with the protein MSNFENLCRMKVLLVVTALVALASAASVSLEDLEFRAWKLKFGKIYMSVEEESQRKNTWLENRKLVLVHNMLADQGIKSYRLGMTYFADMDNQEYRQSVFKGCLGSFNRTKSHSASTFLRQAGGAVLPDTVDWREKGYVTDIKDQKECGSCWAFSATGSLEGQTFRKTGNLVSLSEQQLVDCSWEYGNMGCSGGLMDQAFEYIQDNNGIDTEESYPYEANDGDCRFEPDTTGATCTGYVDINSGDENALQEAVATIGPISVAIDAGHPSFQLYQSGLYDEPLCSSMQLDHGVLAIGYGTENGKDYWLVKNSWGLDWGEEGYITMSRNKNNQCGIATAASYPLV; encoded by the exons ATGAGTAACTTTGAGAA CCTTTGCAGAATGAAGGTTTTGCTTGTTGTCACGGCTCTTGTGGCTCTGGCCAGTGCAGCCAGCgtctctctggaggacttggagtTTCGTGCCTGGAAACTGAAGTTTG GTAAGATCTATATGTCTGTGGAGGAGGAGTCTCAGCGTAAGAATACATGGCTGGAAAATCGCAAGCTGGTCCTGGTACACAACATGCTGGCTGACCAGGGCATTAAGAGCTACAGACTTGGCATGACCTACTTTGCAGACATG GATAACCAGGAGTACAGACAGTCTGTGTTTAAGGGCTGCCTTGGATCATTCAATAGGACCAAGAGCCACAGTGCATCTACCTTCCTCCGACAGGCAGGAGGAGCTGTTCTGCCAGACACTGTGGACTGGCGGGAAAAGGGCTATGTGACTGACATTAAGGACCAAAAGGAGTGTGGTTCTTGCTGGGCCTTCAGTGCG ACAGGGTCATTGGAAGGTCAGACTTTTAGGAAGACAGGGAACCTGGTGTCACTGAGTGAACAGCAGTTAGTGGACTGCTCCTGGGAATATGGAAACATGGGATGCAGCGGTGGTTTGATGGATCAAGCCTTTGAATACATTCAGGACAACAACGGAATTGACACAGAAGAGTCCTACCCTTATGAAGCCAAT GATGGGGACTGCAGGTTTGAACCAGACACTACTGGAGCCACCTGCACTGGCTATGTGGATATAAACAGTGGAGATGAGAACGCTCTACAGGAAGCCGTGGCAACCATTGGACCCATTTCTGTCGCCATAGACGCAGGTCACCCTTCTTTCCAGCTCTATCAATCTG ggttgtacgatGAGCCTTTGTGTAGCAGCATGCAGCTGGATCATGGTGTCCTAGCCATTGGTTATGGCACAGAAAATGGAAAAGACTACTGGCTGGTCaagaacag CTGGGGTCTCGACTGGGGTGAGGAAGGCTATATCACGATGTCCAGGAACAAGAATAACCAGTGTGGTATTGCCACAGCAGCCAGCTATCCTCTGGTTTAA
- the LOC132894644 gene encoding procathepsin L-like isoform X2, with protein MKVLLVVTALVALASAASVSLEDLEFRAWKLKFGKIYMSVEEESQRKNTWLENRKLVLVHNMLADQGIKSYRLGMTYFADMDNQEYRQSVFKGCLGSFNRTKSHSASTFLRQAGGAVLPDTVDWREKGYVTDIKDQKECGSCWAFSATGSLEGQTFRKTGNLVSLSEQQLVDCSWEYGNMGCSGGLMDQAFEYIQDNNGIDTEESYPYEANDGDCRFEPDTTGATCTGYVDINSGDENALQEAVATIGPISVAIDAGHPSFQLYQSGLYDEPLCSSMQLDHGVLAIGYGTENGKDYWLVKNSWGLDWGEEGYITMSRNKNNQCGIATAASYPLV; from the exons ATGAAGGTTTTGCTTGTTGTCACGGCTCTTGTGGCTCTGGCCAGTGCAGCCAGCgtctctctggaggacttggagtTTCGTGCCTGGAAACTGAAGTTTG GTAAGATCTATATGTCTGTGGAGGAGGAGTCTCAGCGTAAGAATACATGGCTGGAAAATCGCAAGCTGGTCCTGGTACACAACATGCTGGCTGACCAGGGCATTAAGAGCTACAGACTTGGCATGACCTACTTTGCAGACATG GATAACCAGGAGTACAGACAGTCTGTGTTTAAGGGCTGCCTTGGATCATTCAATAGGACCAAGAGCCACAGTGCATCTACCTTCCTCCGACAGGCAGGAGGAGCTGTTCTGCCAGACACTGTGGACTGGCGGGAAAAGGGCTATGTGACTGACATTAAGGACCAAAAGGAGTGTGGTTCTTGCTGGGCCTTCAGTGCG ACAGGGTCATTGGAAGGTCAGACTTTTAGGAAGACAGGGAACCTGGTGTCACTGAGTGAACAGCAGTTAGTGGACTGCTCCTGGGAATATGGAAACATGGGATGCAGCGGTGGTTTGATGGATCAAGCCTTTGAATACATTCAGGACAACAACGGAATTGACACAGAAGAGTCCTACCCTTATGAAGCCAAT GATGGGGACTGCAGGTTTGAACCAGACACTACTGGAGCCACCTGCACTGGCTATGTGGATATAAACAGTGGAGATGAGAACGCTCTACAGGAAGCCGTGGCAACCATTGGACCCATTTCTGTCGCCATAGACGCAGGTCACCCTTCTTTCCAGCTCTATCAATCTG ggttgtacgatGAGCCTTTGTGTAGCAGCATGCAGCTGGATCATGGTGTCCTAGCCATTGGTTATGGCACAGAAAATGGAAAAGACTACTGGCTGGTCaagaacag CTGGGGTCTCGACTGGGGTGAGGAAGGCTATATCACGATGTCCAGGAACAAGAATAACCAGTGTGGTATTGCCACAGCAGCCAGCTATCCTCTGGTTTAA